A region from the Triticum aestivum cultivar Chinese Spring chromosome 3D, IWGSC CS RefSeq v2.1, whole genome shotgun sequence genome encodes:
- the LOC123076765 gene encoding pentatricopeptide repeat-containing protein At1g63070, mitochondrial, translating to MRRAVPGCLPRALLNRHRPLDPRLSSLACCAKSLDDEEEPSQRFVGNEVRRGRFHPVIARAVRTSSWDDARKISFRECVRLYGLPRSIGLFALLMQSFLPRRIGEVQCLIQSVVDHCGNAGPELFELAPMLASNLGGSMTLLQVYGTVIRVFVELSMFEDALLTYVEAKKVGVELQVCNFLLKRLVEGNQIMYARSLFQDMKSSGPSPNVYSYSVLMSMYTHGAKLCLEEALELLSEMETEGVSPNAATYATYLYGLCRAKQVKSAWSFLQMLCQRGYPCNSYCFNAVIHGFCHDGQVHKAIEAFDGMKKCGFVPDVHSYSILVDGLCKQGDLLTGYYMLVEMARNGITPNLVSYSSLLHGLCRAGRVELAFELFKRLKDQGFKHDHIVYSIVLHGCCQHLDLEICYDLWNDMVHHNFVPDAYNYSSLIYAYCRHRQLKEALEVFELMISDGICPNIVTCTILVHGFSNEGLIGEAFLFLDKVRQFGVVPNLCTYRVIINGLCKVNKPNDVWGIFADMIKRGYVPDTVLYSIIIDGFVKALDLQEAFRLYYKMVDEGTKPNIFTYTSLINGLCHDDKLPEAMTLLKHMIGEGLTPDRILYTSLIACYCKRSNMKAALEIFREMETEGLSADSFVYTCLIGGFSKVLAMDGAQLFMEEMINKGLTPTVVTYTDLIIGYFKIGDEKKAMAMYNSMLQAGITPDAKLSCILGLGNDEDDLGDSQEEKDVP from the coding sequence ATGCGCCGCGCAGTGCCGGGGTGTCTGCCTCGAGCCCTTTTGAACAGACATCGGCCCCTGGATCCACGCCTCTCTTCTCTGGCCTGTTGCGCAAAGAGCCTGGATGACGAGGAGGAACCCAGTCAGCGCTTCGTTGGCAACGAGGTCAGACGCGGGCGGTTTCATCCTGTGATCGCCCGGGCGGTCCGGACATCGAGCTGGGATGATGCCAGGAAGATCAGCTTCAGGGAGTGTGTCAGGCTGTATGGGCTACCCCGGTCGATCGGGCTGTTTGCATTGCTTATGCAGTCGTTCTTGCCACGGAGGATCGGAGAGGTCCAGTGCCTGATTCAGAGCGTCGTCGACCACTGTGGGAATGCTGGGCCGGAGTTGTTTGAGTTGGCGCCTATGTTGGCTAGCAATTTGGGTGGGTCGATGACGTTGCTACAAGTTTATGGCACAGTCATCCGGGTTTTTGTAGAGCTGTCGATGTTTGAGGATGCTCTCCTCACTTACGTCGAGGCCAAGAAGGTTGGAGTGGAGTTGCAAGTATGCAACTTCTTGCTGAAGCGCTTGGTTGAGGGGAACCAGATCATGTATGCAAGGAGTTTGTTTCAAGATATGAAGAGTTCTGGTCCTTCACCAAATGTCTACTCTTATTCAGTTTTGATGAGTATGTATACACATGGAGCCAAGTTATGCTTGGAGGAAGCTTTGGAGCTTCTTTCTGAAATGGAAACGGAAGGTGTCAGCCCAAATGCTGCAACCTATGCTACTTACCTCTATGGGCTTTGCCGTGCCAAACAGGTGAAATCTGCATGGAGCTTCCTTCAAATGCTGTGTCAGAGAGGCTACCCTTGCAACAGCTATTGTTTTAATGCAGTTATTCATGGTTTCTGCCATGACGGTCAGGTTCACAAAGCTATAGAAGCGTTTGATGGGATGAAGAAGTGTGGGTTTGTCCCAGATGTTCACAGCTACAGCATATTAGTTGATGGCTTATGCAAGCAAGGGGATCTGTTGACAGGCTATTACATGCTCGTTGAAATGGCGAGGAATGGGATCACTCCTAATTTGGTGAGTTATAGTTCGCTTTTGCATGGTCTTTGCAGAGCTGGAAGGGTTGAATTGGCGTTTGAGCTTTTTAAGAGGCTGAAAGATCAAGGAttcaagcatgaccacatagtttACAGCATCGTTCTTCATGGTTGTTGTCAACATCTAGATCTAGAGATTTGCTACGACCTTTGGAATGACATGGTTCATCATAATTTTGTTCCAGATGCTTACAATTACAGCAGCCTGATATATGCATACTGCAGGCATAGGCAACTGAAAGAAGCATTGGAGGTGTTTGAGCTCATGATCAGTGATGGGATATGCCCCAACATTGTGACCTGCACAATTCTTGTTCACGGCTTCAGCAACGAAGGGCTGATTGGTGAGGCCTTCCTGTTCCTGGATAAAGTACGCCAGTTTGGGGTTGTCCCCAACCTCTGTACATACAGAGTTATCATCAATGGCCTGTGCAAGGTCAATAAACCTAATGACGTGTGGGGTATTTTCGCAGACATGATAAAAAGGGGCTACGTTCCTGATACTGTGCTTTACAGTATTATTATCGATGGTTTTGTGAAAGCTTTGGATCTGCAGGAGGCTTTCAGGTTGTATTATAAAATGGTCGATGAGGGGACAAAGCCTAATATCTTTACATATACTAGCCTCATAAATGGTTTGTGCCATGATGACAAACTTCCTGAAGCTATGACGTTGCTTAAGCATATGATTGGGGAGGGGCTGACACCAGACAGAATTCTGTATACGTCTCTGATTGCGTGCTATTGTAAGCGCTCAAACATGAAGGCCGCTCTGGAGATCTTTAGAGAGATGGAAACAGAGGGTTTGTCAGCAGATTCTTTCGTGTACACTTGTTTAATTGGTGGCTTCAGTAAAGTGCTTGCGATGGATGGCGCACAGTTGTTTATGGAAGAGATGATAAACAAGGGGCTTACACCTACTGTAGTAACTTACACAGATCTCATAATTGGATACTTCAAAATTGGAGATGAGAAAAAAGCTATGGCGATGTACAACAGTATGCTGCAGGCAGGCATTACACCAGATGCCAAGCTGAGCTGTATATTGGGCCTTGGTAATGATGAGGATGATTTGGGTGATTCTCAGGAAGAAAAGGATGTACCATAG
- the LOC123076766 gene encoding rust resistance kinase Lr10-like isoform X5, with protein sequence MAPATLPCLSIFLFPQPPPPPSPVARRRTEKVFAILSRLVFAPLSVLTFLAYKYWLTKISVDAVERFLQMQLALGPTRYAYTDITAITSHFKEKLGQGGYGSVYKGVLPGDVHVAIKMLVSSMSNGEEFISEVSSIGSIHHVNVVRLVGFCSEEMRRALVYEYMPHGSLEKYIFSPEKSFSWDKLNQIALGIARGIDYLHRGCDMQILHFDIKPHNILLDSDFTPKIADFGLAKLYPRDNSFLPVSAARGTVGYIAPEMVSRSFGAISSKSDVYSFGMLLLEMAGGLRNVDPRASRSQTYYPAWVYNQLCRQEVGEISEAVGIHQVERKLCVVALWCIQMKPDERPAMSEVIDMLEAGIDGLEMPPEPFFCGDEYAPAADSSVLSEISSFSE encoded by the exons ATGGCGCCAGCCACTCTCCCGTGCCTGAGCATTTTCCTTTTcccgcagccgccaccgccgccgtctccGGTAGCTCGCCGCCGCACCGAGAAAG TGTTTGCAATACTATCCAGGTTGGTGTTTGCACCATTGTCCGTATTGACCTTCCTTGCCTACAAGTACTGGCTAACAAAGATATCAGTTGATGCAGTTGAGAGGTTCCTCCAGATGCAATTAGCTCTTGGCCCAACAAGGTACGCTTACACAGACATCACTGCGATCACTAGCCACTTCAAGGAGAAGCTGGGCCAAGGAGGCTATGGTTCCGTGTACAAAGGTGTGCTTCCCGGTGACGTCCATGTTGCCATCAAAATGTTGGTCAGTTCCATGTCCAATGGAGAAGAATTCATCAGTGAGGTGTCCAGCATCGGAAGCATTCACCATGTCAACGTAGTGCGTCTGGTGGGTTTCTGCTCGGAGGAAATGAGGAGGGCTCTTGTCTATGAGTACATGCCTCATGGATCTCTTGAGAAGTACATCTTCTCGCCAGAGAAGAGTTTCTCCTGGGACAAGCTCAATCAGATTGCTCTGGGCATTGCCAGAGGGATCGACTATCTGCACCGAGGGTGCGATATGCAGATATTACATTTCGACATCAAGCCTCACAACATCCTGTTGGACAGTGACTTCACCCCAAAAATCGCTGACTTTGGACTGGCGAAACTGTACCCCAGGGACAACAGCTTTTTGCCGGTGAGCGCTGCGCGGGGAACAGTTGGCTACATAGCTCCTGAGATGGTGTCCCGTAGCTTTGGCGCCATATCGTCCAAGTCTGATGTCTACAGCTTCGGGATGTTATTGCTGGAGATGGCCGGTGGGCTAAGGAACGTGGATCCACGAGCGTCAAGGAGCCAGACGTACTACCCGGCATGGGTATACAATCAGCTGTGTCGGCAAGAGGTGGGTGAGATCTCGGAGGCTGTTGGTATCCATCAGGTGGAGAGGAAGCTGTGCGTCGTTGCGCTTTGGTGCATCCAGATGAAGCCAGACGAGCGACCGGCGATGAGCGAGGTGATAGACATGCTCGAAGCTGGCATCGATGGCCTGGAGATGCCTCCTGAGCCATTCTTCTGCGGGGACGAGTACGCTCCTGCTGCAGATTCTTCAGTATTATCAGAGATAAGTTCATTCTCAGAGTGA
- the LOC123076767 gene encoding rust resistance kinase Lr10-like, which translates to MFEALVLALLFLDLDYGINRATATSEGDFFNNCPPSRCIEGGTEIRFPFRLATSTPSCGAPGLELACSREADTILLHPILGLCKVTAIDYRFGLLNVIPLEESWTRCPLQKISATNLSTSLYIPDSYRGETAILVRCSRELIATEKAGTIPGTGDSIVGPISCMSNTSQFMYLMDGSEPMYILPLDCTVVSNGIQTPRDYDIKSVWLFTERAKRVIAFGETTLTWSVPNITNICQDCEKNGHPCGFSSQRRQAFCKHQGSRVKVIAATSSVATFVVLLLTAATALYRSLKSKVDEEVRLKIEMFLKAYGTSKPTRYTFSGVKKVTRRFKDKLGQGGFGSVYKGQLANGVPVAVKMLENSKSDGEEFMNEVATIGRIHHANVVRLLGFCSDGTRRALMYEFMPNGSLEKYIFAQESDIYRELLAPNKMLDIASGIARGIEYLHQGCNQRILHFDIKPHNILLDYSFSPKISDFGLAKLCARDHSIVTLTAARGTTGYIAPELYSRNFGRISSKSDVYSFGMLVLEMVSGRRNSDPWIENQNEVYIPEWIYEKISTGQELESSRDMTQEEKDTVRKLAIVALWCIQWNPKNRPSMPKVLNMLTGTLQSLTMPPKPFVSSPGHPMPQI; encoded by the exons ATGTTTGAAGCTTTGGTTCTAGCTCTGTTGTTCCTAGATCTTGACTATGGAATCAACAGGGCAACAGCAACTAGCGAGGGAGATTTTTTCAATAACTGCCCACCATCCAGGTGCATCGAAGGCGGAACAGAGATCCGATTTCCGTTCCGCCTTGCAACCAGCACCCCATCCTGTGGAGCACCTGGCTTGGAGCTAGCATGCTCTAGGGAAGCAGATACCATCCTACTTCACCCAATCCTTGGACTATGCAAGGTCACTGCAATCGACTACAGATTTGGTCTCCTGAATGTCATCCCGCTTGAAGAATCATGGACTAGGTGCCCCCTTCAGAAGATCTCTGCCACCAATCTATCAACTAGTCTATACATACCTGACAGTTACAGGGGTGAAACTGCAATCCTGGTACGCTGTTCAAGAGAGTTGATAGCAACAGAGAAGGCCGGTACAATACCAGGTACGGGGGACAGTATTGTTGGCCCAATCTCTTGCATGAGCAACACAAGCCAGTTCATGTATTTGATGGACGGCAGTGAACCAATGTATATTCTTCCCTTAGACTGCACAGTGGTTTCAAACGGTATTCAAACGCCGCGGGATTATGATATCAAATCTGTTTGGTTATTCACCGAAAGAGCCAAAAGAGTCATTGCATTTGGTGAGACAACCTTGACTTGGTCGGTTCCTAACATAACCAACATTTGTCAAGACTGCGAGAAAAACGGGCATCCCTGCGGATTCAGCTCACAACGCAGGCAAGCATTCTGCAAGCACCAAG GTTCACGTGTGAAAGTCATTGCAG CAACATCATCGGTAGCCACATTTGTTGTTCTCTTGTTGACGGCAGCCACAGCACTCTATCGGTCCCTAAAATCAAAGGTTGATGAAGAGGTGCGTTTGAAAATTGAAATGTTTCTCAAGGCATATGGCACATCAAAACCAACAAGGTACACGTTCTCTGGAGTTAAAAAGGTAACAAGACGATTCAAAGATAAACTGGGTCAGGGTGGATTTGGAAGTGTATACAAAGGTCAGCTGGCAAATGGAGTACCCGTGGCAGTAAAGATGCTGGAGAACTCAAAGAGTGACGGGGAAGAGTTCATGAATGAGGTTGCGACCATTGGTAGGATCCACCATGCTAATGTGGTCCGTCTCTTGGGATTCTGCTCAGATGGAACAAGGCGTGCTCTTATGTATGAATTCATGCCTAACGGATCACTAGAGAAGTATATATTCGCACAGGAATCAGATATTTATCGAGAGCTATTAGCACCTAATAAAATGCTGGACATAGCATCAGGCATTGCACGAGGAATCGAATACCTGCATCAAGGGTGCAATCAGCGGATCCTCCATTTCGACATCAAGCCTCACAACATCTTGCTAGACTACAGCTTCAGTCCAAAGATTTCAGATTTTGGGCTTGCAAAGCTGTGTGCAAGGGATCATAGCATCGTCACGCTGACTGCAGCGAGAGGAACAACGGGTTACATTGCGCCAGAACTGTATTCTCGGAACTTTGGGAGAATATCAAGTAAGTCCGATGTCTATAGCTTTGGCATGCTGGTGCTGGAAATGGTTAGCGGGAGGAGGAACTCGGATCCATGGATTGAGAACCAAAACGAGGTTTACATCCCAGAATGGATATATGAGAAAATAAGCACGGGGCAAGAACTGGAATCATCAAGGGACATGACGCAAGAAGAGAAGGATACAGTAAGAAAGCTGGCCATTGTGGCACTGTGGTGCATTCAGTGGAACCCAAAAAATCGCCCGTCCATGCCCAAAGTGTTGAACATGTTAACAGGAACCTTGCAGAGTCTAACGATGCCCCCCAAGCCATTTGTTTCGTCTCCGGGCCACCCCATGCCGCAAATCTAA